One part of the Rutidosis leptorrhynchoides isolate AG116_Rl617_1_P2 chromosome 1, CSIRO_AGI_Rlap_v1, whole genome shotgun sequence genome encodes these proteins:
- the LOC139842267 gene encoding uncharacterized protein: MNHTDVFELKSIPRRKGKKYFITFIDDNTKYCYVYLLKSNDEAIQKFIAYKMKLMINLNGKSRLFIVKEPVNMSYILLNFVHKMALDMNSVHLTQPKSNETIELKNRTLKDMVNAMLVSSGVRQ; encoded by the coding sequence ATGAACCACACTGATGTGTTCGAATTGAAATCCATTCCAAGGAGGAAGGGTAAAAAGTACTTCATTACATTTATTGATGATAACACGAAGTATTGTTATGTTTACTTGTTGAAAAGTAACGATGAAGCAATTCAAAAGTTTATTGCTTATAAAATGAAGTTGATGATCAACTTGAACGGAAAATCAAGGTTGTTCATAGTGAAAGAGCCGGTGAATATGTCGTACATTTTGCTGAATTTTGTTCACAAAATGGCATTAGACATGAATTCAGTGCACCTTACTCAACCCAAATCGAATGAGACTATTGAACTAaagaatagaaccttgaaagaTATGGTAAATGCCATGTTAGTAAGTTCTGGTGTAAGACAGTAA